The genomic segment GCCATGTGTGGCTCACCGACCTGATCCGCCAGATCCACACCGCCTCTCGAGGCACCTATGGTGCTCGCAGGGTCCACGCCGAGCTCACAATGGGGTACGGCGTCACAGTCGGCCACAACGCTGTTGGGATGCTCATGTCCCGTGCCGCAATAGCTGGCCTACCCGGGAACCGTCGACGCAGACGCAGGATCCCTGGGGCTCCGACAGCGTTGGATCTCGTCGACCGACAGTTCGCCAGGAGCGAGCCGGATCGCCTCTGGGTGACCGACATAACCGAACACCCGACCAGGGAAGGCAAGGTCTACTGCGCCGTTGTCCTCGACACGTTCTCACGACGCGTCGTGGGTTGGTCGATCGACTCGTCACCAACAGCGACCCTTGTCACGTCCGCGCTGGGGATGGCGATCAACAACCGCAATCCCACGGCAGAGGTTCTAAAGTCTGCTCAACAGCAAAGTGTTGCTTCGACCCCTTGAATCCACCCAATTCACGTCATGGGCGTTCACCCAACGAGCACAAGAATCCGGGCTCCTCCCGTCGATGGGATCGATCGGCGATTGCTTCGACAACTCGATGATCGAATCGTTCTGGGCCCGGATGCAGGTTGAGCTGCTGAACCGGAAACGGTGGCGCACTCGCATCGAACTCGCCAACGCGATCTTCGAATACCTTGAGGTCTTCCACAAC from the Acidobacteriota bacterium genome contains:
- a CDS encoding IS3 family transposase; this encodes MMASEDLPVQMACRVLEVSESGYYARRGRPPSARTIRHVWLTDLIRQIHTASRGTYGARRVHAELTMGYGVTVGHNAVGMLMSRAAIAGLPGNRRRRRRIPGAPTALDLVDRQFARSEPDRLWVTDITEHPTREGKVYCAVVLDTFSRRVVGWSIDSSPTATLVTSALGMAINNRNPTAEVLKSAQQQSVASTP
- a CDS encoding transposase, translating into MLLRPLESTQFTSWAFTQRAQESGLLPSMGSIGDCFDNSMIESFWARMQVELLNRKRWRTRIELANAIFEYLEVFHNRQRRHSSLGMHTPIEYERIHDTQSLARLSQVS